TCAATTCCGTTATCGGACGATTAAGACTCATAGGAAATGCGGAAGGCATTTCTTACATTGTACTGCTCGGCATCGCGATGCCTCTCAAATACTGGGCCGATGTGCCTGAGGCCGTTAAGATCGTCGGTGCGCTTCACGGCTTTCTGTTTATACTGTTTTTGCTGGCTCTGGTTCACGTTTGGATCGTACGCAAATGGCCGATCTTCCATGTGTTCTTGGCGTTTCTATCCGCCTTTATCCCGTTCGGCACCTTTGTGCTGGACAAAAAGCTCCGCAAAGGGTGATTGGCGGTAAAATACGCGTTTATGGCTCATAAATCATTTTGCGCGTCATGCCGCCGTCCACAATCATATTCGTACCGGTCACAAAGCCGTTGTCCGGCGACGTCAAATACATGCATGCGCCGACCACGTCGCCGGGATGTCCTACACGGCCCGACGGATGCTGTTCATGATCGATTGGACGCAGCTTCCCGTAATCTCCGGTCTCTATCCATCCGGGACTGATGCAGTTAACAGTGATGTTGTCGGGCCCGAGCGATATGGCAAGCGCATGCGTTATTGCTACCAGACCGCCCTTGGAAGCGGCATAAGCTTCCCCGAACGGCTCAGACATCGCGGCCCGGGTGGACGCAATATTGACAATCCGCCCGCCTCCGCGCGTCTTCATCCGTTTGGCTGCCTCGCGGGCGCATAGGAAGGCTCCCCGCAAATTGACGCTCAGCACATCGTCCCACTCTTCGACCGACAGCTCGTAAGGAGATTTCCAAACGCCGAAACCGGCATTATTGATCAAAATACCGATGGTGCCGTGTTGGCGCTCCACACTGTGAAAAAGTTCATCGATCTGCTCCGGACGCTTCAAATCGGCTGCTATGAAACTTGCCGCACCGCCTGCCTTGACGATCTGCTCCACTAGCGGCGAGCCCTCCGGCAGCTCCTTATCGGTCAACACGACCTTAGCGCCCGCCTCCGCATAGGCTTTGGCCAAATGGCTGCCGATACCGCCGGCCGCTCCGGTGACAATCACTACTTTCCCTTCGTATATCATCTCATCACCCCTTCAGTAAGACCGATTATTCGCCTAGGAGCGGGTAGCTCATATTGCGAAGCAAGCTCCATGCCGCACGGTAGCAATCCTCCGCATCGTCAGCTCCGCCCATTACGCGGGCCACGCAAACCTCCGCACGTGCCAGGTTGTTCTCAAG
This is a stretch of genomic DNA from Paenibacillus sp. sptzw28. It encodes these proteins:
- a CDS encoding SDR family NAD(P)-dependent oxidoreductase, with the protein product MIYEGKVVIVTGAAGGIGSHLAKAYAEAGAKVVLTDKELPEGSPLVEQIVKAGGAASFIAADLKRPEQIDELFHSVERQHGTIGILINNAGFGVWKSPYELSVEEWDDVLSVNLRGAFLCAREAAKRMKTRGGGRIVNIASTRAAMSEPFGEAYAASKGGLVAITHALAISLGPDNITVNCISPGWIETGDYGKLRPIDHEQHPSGRVGHPGDVVGACMYLTSPDNGFVTGTNMIVDGGMTRKMIYEP
- a CDS encoding DUF3817 domain-containing protein, whose amino-acid sequence is MINSVIGRLRLIGNAEGISYIVLLGIAMPLKYWADVPEAVKIVGALHGFLFILFLLALVHVWIVRKWPIFHVFLAFLSAFIPFGTFVLDKKLRKG